From a region of the Campylobacter sp. genome:
- a CDS encoding NAD(+) kinase — protein sequence MENKIHKNLKFAGLIAKKSEEIRPIVEQICEILKAQGIELLLEEDGAEFFGLKPHTLAEILKKTNLLISLGGDGTLIGLARLLSDKNAFILGINAGTLGFLTDVQPSEFAKFLKEFLRGEYEIERPFLLEVILENGSGKIVRKTAFNDVVITRSHISSMAKIDAFLNRKYFNTYYGDGVIVSSAVGSTAYNMSANGSIVYPLCDVFCVTPICSHSLTQRPLVLPKEYLASFKNAGSSEVSVVIDGQDVFDMAEFHSVSVKISHAKANLIKRRSYDYFDVLKAKLRWGHGGC from the coding sequence ATGGAAAACAAAATTCATAAAAACCTTAAATTCGCGGGGCTAATAGCTAAAAAATCAGAAGAGATTCGCCCCATCGTGGAGCAAATTTGCGAAATTTTAAAAGCGCAAGGCATTGAGCTTTTGCTTGAAGAGGACGGAGCGGAATTTTTCGGCCTTAAGCCGCATACGCTTGCAGAAATTTTAAAAAAGACCAATCTTTTAATCAGCCTCGGCGGCGACGGCACGCTCATCGGGCTTGCGAGGCTGCTAAGCGACAAAAACGCTTTTATTTTGGGTATCAACGCGGGCACTCTCGGGTTTTTAACGGACGTGCAGCCGAGCGAATTTGCAAAATTTTTGAAGGAATTTCTGCGCGGCGAATACGAGATCGAGCGCCCGTTTTTGCTTGAAGTGATACTGGAAAACGGCAGCGGCAAGATCGTCCGCAAGACCGCATTTAACGACGTCGTAATCACTCGCAGCCATATCTCTTCGATGGCAAAGATCGACGCGTTTTTAAATAGAAAATATTTCAACACCTACTACGGCGACGGCGTGATCGTAAGCTCCGCCGTGGGCTCGACCGCGTATAATATGAGCGCGAACGGATCTATCGTCTATCCGCTGTGCGACGTGTTTTGCGTTACGCCGATCTGCTCGCATAGCCTGACGCAGCGGCCTTTGGTCCTGCCAAAAGAGTATCTCGCAAGTTTCAAAAACGCCGGAAGCTCCGAAGTTAGCGTCGTCATCGACGGACAAGACGTTTTTGATATGGCGGAGTTTCACAGCGTGAGCGTTAAAATTTCACACGCCAAAGCAAATTTAATAAAACGCAGAAGCTACGATTATTTCGACGTTTTAAAAGCCAAACTCAGATGGGGGCACGGCGGATGCTAG
- a CDS encoding AAA family ATPase: MLERIYIKNNLGFCESELSFGPGLSVFTGISGAGKSVLIGVILAVFGLKECEAELIEADVEHKFDMENFGLINDTPNTFRVLKERSLRYFINSQSISKKNLSTIAGEYVKFLGAKNAGEMSSDSLLKLLDFIAAKKDAAHAQSLSELQSAFAEFSRTKKQLDEILDQERKIEELKEFARFEIEKIERVSPKIGEYEELLQIKKKLSKKDKIEELWARAQGVFELERSVIEALSLSGLDSAFFEDAMNELRLKQESLSLDELENIDIEKILDRIEALSALNRRYGSVEEALATLEARKKELEHYEQLSFEKTKLQTEFKRLSESTATLAEKISEARKGAKKRLEDLINSYLKQLYMDGVELSFKPAVLSECGTDEICVSLCKTEFKNLSSGETNRLRLAFIAASLELTNNGEGILILDEIDSNLSGKEAMSIANVLVKISKFYQIFAISHQPQLSSKAASHFLVSKTNGKSSVRLLSENEKITELARMISGETITAEALEFAKKLRQS; encoded by the coding sequence ATGCTAGAAAGAATTTATATTAAAAATAATCTAGGTTTTTGCGAGAGCGAGCTTAGTTTTGGCCCGGGACTTAGCGTATTTACAGGTATCAGCGGCGCGGGTAAATCGGTATTAATAGGCGTGATTTTAGCGGTGTTCGGGCTTAAAGAATGCGAGGCAGAGCTCATAGAAGCGGACGTAGAGCATAAATTTGATATGGAAAATTTCGGCTTGATAAACGATACGCCAAATACCTTTCGCGTCCTAAAAGAGCGTAGCTTGCGATACTTTATAAATTCCCAATCGATCTCGAAAAAAAATCTAAGCACGATCGCCGGTGAATACGTGAAATTTTTAGGCGCGAAAAACGCCGGAGAAATGAGTAGCGATAGCTTGCTAAAATTACTTGATTTTATCGCCGCGAAAAAAGATGCGGCGCACGCGCAAAGCCTATCGGAGCTTCAAAGTGCCTTTGCGGAATTTAGCCGCACAAAAAAGCAGCTGGATGAAATTTTAGATCAAGAGCGCAAGATTGAGGAGTTAAAGGAATTTGCTCGCTTCGAGATTGAAAAAATCGAGCGCGTATCGCCTAAGATCGGCGAATACGAGGAGCTTTTGCAGATCAAAAAAAAGCTTAGTAAGAAAGATAAGATCGAGGAACTTTGGGCTAGGGCGCAGGGCGTTTTTGAGCTGGAGCGCAGCGTCATCGAAGCGCTAAGTCTTAGCGGACTGGATAGTGCGTTTTTTGAGGATGCGATGAACGAACTGCGGCTAAAGCAAGAAAGCTTGAGCTTAGACGAGCTAGAAAACATCGACATAGAGAAAATTTTAGATCGTATCGAAGCTCTTAGCGCGCTAAATAGGCGCTACGGAAGCGTAGAAGAGGCGCTAGCTACACTTGAAGCGCGTAAGAAAGAGCTTGAGCATTACGAGCAGTTAAGCTTTGAAAAAACCAAGCTACAAACGGAATTTAAACGCCTTAGCGAAAGCACCGCTACCCTTGCCGAAAAAATTAGCGAGGCTCGCAAGGGCGCTAAAAAACGGCTCGAGGATCTGATAAATTCCTATCTAAAGCAGCTTTATATGGACGGAGTGGAGCTTAGTTTTAAGCCCGCGGTTCTTAGTGAGTGCGGCACGGACGAAATTTGCGTCAGCTTGTGCAAGACGGAATTTAAAAATTTAAGCTCAGGCGAAACGAACCGCCTACGCCTTGCTTTCATCGCGGCAAGCTTGGAGCTTACAAATAACGGCGAAGGAATTTTAATCTTAGACGAGATTGATTCAAATTTAAGTGGAAAAGAGGCGATGAGTATTGCAAACGTGCTGGTAAAAATTTCAAAATTTTATCAAATTTTTGCGATCTCGCACCAGCCGCAGCTTAGCTCAAAGGCTGCGTCACACTTTTTAGTAAGTAAAACGAACGGCAAATCTAGCGTGAGATTATTAAGCGAAAATGAGAAAATAACAGAGCTAGCTCGTATGATAAGCGGCGAGACTATTACTGCAGAAGCCCTGGAATTCGCTAAAAAACTAAGGCAAAGCTGA
- a CDS encoding TatD family hydrolase, producing the protein MIIDTHCHLDDASFDTDLDAVIERATIAGVRSIIIPGADMADLDKACKISHARNNVYFAVGVHPYEIDSFDMEVLKRYADDPKCVGVGECGLDYFRLKHQESKEAKALEISRQKDAFISQIDLATQLQKPLIVHIREANEDSFGILKDRAGDLCGGVLHCFNASKLLLGLSEYGFYFGIGGVLTFKNAKNLAEILPQIPQERLLIETDAPYLTPHPHRGERNEPAFTRLVVEKVAEILSLSVEEVEAITTQNACRLFGDKIKGEI; encoded by the coding sequence ATGATTATAGATACACATTGCCATTTAGACGATGCTAGTTTCGATACCGATTTGGACGCGGTAATTGAGCGCGCCACGATTGCAGGCGTGCGCAGCATCATCATTCCCGGTGCCGATATGGCAGACCTAGATAAGGCATGTAAAATTTCACACGCGCGGAATAATGTGTATTTTGCCGTAGGGGTGCATCCATACGAGATAGATTCTTTCGATATGGAGGTGCTGAAGCGGTATGCTGACGATCCCAAATGCGTAGGCGTTGGTGAATGCGGGCTTGATTACTTCAGACTTAAGCATCAAGAGAGCAAGGAAGCCAAAGCCTTAGAAATCTCCCGCCAAAAAGACGCCTTCATCTCACAAATCGATCTAGCAACACAACTTCAAAAACCACTTATAGTCCATATCCGAGAAGCAAACGAAGATAGCTTTGGAATTCTAAAAGATCGCGCCGGCGATTTATGCGGCGGTGTTTTACACTGCTTCAATGCCAGCAAGCTTTTGCTAGGTCTTAGCGAATACGGATTTTACTTCGGTATCGGCGGAGTTTTGACATTCAAAAATGCAAAAAACTTAGCTGAGATCTTACCGCAAATTCCGCAAGAGCGCCTCTTAATCGAGACGGATGCACCCTATCTAACCCCGCATCCGCATCGCGGCGAGCGCAACGAGCCTGCATTTACGAGACTCGTGGTAGAAAAAGTCGCGGAAATTTTAAGCCTAAGCGTAGAAGAGGTTGAAGCAATAACGACTCAAAACGCCTGTAGGCTTTTTGGCGATAAAATCAAAGGAGAGATATGA
- a CDS encoding lytic transglycosylase domain-containing protein: MKAIKFILLALLLMGEAFASQPGLMRANHDYILNQFGIENNESSKNVVAGIFRAINASDRKQFKHIVTSQSHNAYLVKSEVDNIEAPEFLLYLAMVESHLKNTVTSGASAGGMWQLMPATAKNFGLRVDSAVDERRDPAASTDAAFSYILHLKQNFGKWYLALMAYNCGDQKLKNAIAATGSDDLDRLLKSPALPNETKNFIKRIIKYAYIAQNENMRKILLFESEPWGLKRIAVAPGTKLSAVAKQIGISPSQMQDYNAHIKNGISPLNGKYFFYIPQSKYAEFVVNQGAFQAYEPRLKQRKPGRVLAGLANELSLKDKNEIALNNIKFNK, from the coding sequence ATGAAAGCCATAAAATTTATACTGCTAGCCCTGCTTTTAATGGGCGAAGCGTTTGCGAGCCAGCCCGGTCTGATGCGCGCAAATCACGATTATATTTTAAATCAATTCGGCATCGAAAATAACGAATCGAGCAAAAACGTAGTCGCGGGCATATTCCGTGCGATCAATGCAAGCGATCGCAAGCAGTTTAAGCATATCGTGACTTCGCAGTCGCACAATGCCTACTTAGTCAAATCCGAGGTCGATAACATCGAAGCTCCGGAATTCTTGTTGTATTTGGCAATGGTCGAATCACATCTTAAAAATACGGTCACATCAGGTGCTAGCGCAGGTGGTATGTGGCAGCTGATGCCGGCAACTGCGAAAAATTTCGGTCTTAGAGTAGATAGCGCCGTGGATGAGCGTCGCGATCCCGCAGCCTCTACGGATGCTGCGTTTTCGTATATTTTGCATCTGAAGCAAAATTTTGGCAAGTGGTATTTAGCGCTAATGGCGTATAATTGTGGCGATCAAAAGCTTAAAAATGCGATTGCAGCTACTGGCAGCGATGATCTGGATCGCTTGCTAAAAAGTCCCGCACTTCCTAATGAGACTAAGAATTTTATCAAGCGCATTATTAAATACGCTTACATCGCTCAAAATGAAAATATGCGTAAAATTCTGCTTTTTGAAAGCGAGCCGTGGGGGCTAAAGCGTATCGCCGTAGCTCCGGGCACAAAGCTAAGCGCGGTTGCAAAACAGATCGGAATTTCGCCGTCGCAGATGCAGGATTACAACGCGCATATTAAAAATGGAATTTCGCCGCTTAACGGCAAGTACTTCTTTTATATCCCACAAAGCAAATATGCAGAATTTGTCGTAAATCAAGGCGCATTTCAAGCGTATGAACCACGTCTGAAACAGCGCAAGCCAGGACGCGTGTTAGCAGGTTTGGCGAACGAGCTTAGCCTCAAAGACAAAAACGAAATAGCGCTAAATAATATAAAATTCAACAAATAA
- a CDS encoding septal ring lytic transglycosylase RlpA family protein, which translates to MSYQKIALFSALFALILAGCSFRTAPSSRSSAGGAGKIGKNSPATMRPYKINGKTYYPEQVSVGDTQIGIASWYGPNFHGKYTSNGEIYDMNGMTAAHKTYPMNTMVKVTNRDTGATATVRINDRGPFVDGRIIDLSKTAANLVGVFAKGTAPVKLEVVGFYGRTIAKGSPKATIVGGNFMVQIGAFRNRSGAQIYQRDYHGTAGYPAIIKEFSIDGAPIYRVFLSGFKSEDEARDFAHNGKFTGAFIVRE; encoded by the coding sequence GTGTCGTACCAGAAAATCGCTCTTTTTAGTGCGCTTTTTGCGCTGATTCTTGCCGGTTGCTCGTTTCGCACCGCACCGTCGTCTAGATCGTCTGCGGGCGGTGCGGGCAAGATCGGCAAAAACTCTCCCGCCACCATGCGCCCTTATAAAATCAACGGCAAAACCTACTACCCCGAGCAAGTAAGCGTCGGTGACACTCAAATCGGCATCGCCAGCTGGTATGGGCCGAATTTTCATGGCAAATACACCTCAAACGGCGAAATTTACGATATGAATGGCATGACCGCCGCGCACAAAACCTATCCAATGAATACTATGGTAAAGGTCACGAATCGCGACACCGGCGCTACCGCAACCGTGCGCATCAACGATCGCGGCCCATTCGTGGATGGTCGCATCATCGATCTTAGCAAAACAGCTGCCAATCTAGTGGGCGTATTTGCCAAAGGTACGGCGCCTGTAAAGCTCGAAGTAGTGGGTTTTTATGGGCGCACTATTGCTAAAGGCTCGCCGAAAGCAACCATCGTTGGCGGAAATTTTATGGTACAAATCGGTGCGTTTAGAAACAGAAGCGGCGCACAAATTTATCAGCGCGATTACCACGGCACAGCGGGATATCCTGCGATCATCAAAGAATTTAGCATAGATGGCGCGCCGATTTATCGCGTCTTTTTAAGTGGATTTAAGAGTGAGGATGAGGCGAGAGATTTCGCGCATAATGGCAAGTTTACGGGGGCTTTCATCGTAAGGGAGTAG